The nucleotide window GAACGTTGCAATGACTCGTGGTGTAGCCAGTCATCCGGGTACAACCATGGCAATGATGAATAAATTGATCAATCCACAGACGGCTAAGGATTTGCCAACGCAACTGGTACCGACGTTGCATGGGATTCTTTACCAGGGGCTACACGCTATTTTTATTGCGGGCGCCTTACTCATTGTTATTTCATTTTTGGTAAATATCTTAGACCGTCGAAGCACGCGGGACGTTGCTTAAGGGTGAGCGTAAATATTCCCGTTTTCAAATAACTTACGCTATAATAGTAGTAAATGACCGAAAGTGGAGGCGAGAAGATGTTTGAAACCAATCATGCGCGGTATGCCAGCTATGGTACCGTTGCGGCCATGCCTGGTGACATGATCGATGCCGTTTGGCAGATTATTGACCGCGACCTCCAAGGGCTATTTCCGTTGGATAACCTGCTGACGTTTAAGTTGCACAACAATCAGGGCAATACAACGTTCGAGTATGTTCAAACGGACGACAAACAGATGACGTTACGGGCGGGGTTTGATACCGAATTTGGTTATACCCCAGAACTCCCGGATACGGTTCTAGCTTATGACGATGGTGACAGTCAGATTATTCTTTTACCATCTGAAACAGCTGATAGATAAGACAAAAAGACCACAGGCCGGAATGGCTTGTGGTCTTTTTTAAAGTTCTTAAACAGTAGCGTTGGAACGAATACCTTTTAAAGCGTCATCGATTTGTGCTAAAACAAGGTCAGTGTTGCCAGGTACGTCTAAGTCGTACTTTTGCAGGTCAATCTTGATCTTAGGACTAATATCGTAATCGGCGAACCAACCTTGGTAGGCGGTCCACATCTTCTTGTAGTAACTTTCCAGTTCTGGATTGTTATCGAATTGTTCGTAGTCACGACCGCGCTTCTTGATACGGTGAAGGATTGTGTCAAAGTCAGCGTCGGCGTAAACTAACAAGTCTGGCGCTTTCTTTGGCAGTTCGTCCAGTTCATTCATCATGTTGTCGAGGAGGTTTAAGTAGACCTCAAGTTCAGTGTCCGTGATGTTCCCTTCAGCGTTGTTCTCGCGCGTGAAGAGGGCATCTTCGTAGATGGAACGGTCGAGGACGTTGTTGTCGTCGGCGAGCGCTCGCTTGATCATACTGAAACGCTTGTTCAAGAAGTAAATTTGCAG belongs to Levilactobacillus yonginensis and includes:
- a CDS encoding DUF960 domain-containing protein, which translates into the protein MFETNHARYASYGTVAAMPGDMIDAVWQIIDRDLQGLFPLDNLLTFKLHNNQGNTTFEYVQTDDKQMTLRAGFDTEFGYTPELPDTVLAYDDGDSQIILLPSETADR
- a CDS encoding deoxynucleoside kinase — protein: MVIITAGMIGVGKTTLTGKIATHLGTQAFFEPVGDNPVLPLYYRDPKQYGFLLQIYFLNKRFSMIKRALADDNNVLDRSIYEDALFTRENNAEGNITDTELEVYLNLLDNMMNELDELPKKAPDLLVYADADFDTILHRIKKRGRDYEQFDNNPELESYYKKMWTAYQGWFADYDISPKIKIDLQKYDLDVPGNTDLVLAQIDDALKGIRSNATV